The following are encoded together in the Oncorhynchus gorbuscha isolate QuinsamMale2020 ecotype Even-year linkage group LG03, OgorEven_v1.0, whole genome shotgun sequence genome:
- the LOC124017085 gene encoding actin-3-like, giving the protein MTAVDSSEDFKQNVAIVIDPGSGSIKAGFSGDEKPHKVLRSVVGLSKKDQTKCYFGNNIPCKDLDDLILKRPITSGMISDWDSLEKLWSHVLYEELQVCPEEHGILMTDPAFSPISNREKTAELLFEGFGAPAMYVAYQPVLSMYSYGLVTGLVVDSGAGCTSVSPVCNGYCLPHATFHMDLAGKGVSDYLSKLLADVGHGSALQQMSSVQEMKKQSCYVSQLSSEEKGTPLDYQLPDGTTITLCDERFRGPEILFCPSDAGMSQPGVHILAMNSLQKCAPEWQTALMANVALCGGSSMFSGFPERLQAEMEKLAPRDSMIGMLSGAHREFASWVGGSIITCLSSFQPMWVKGQEYQEEGSSVVRNKCY; this is encoded by the coding sequence ATGACTGCAGTGGATAGCAGTGAGGACTTCAAGCAGAATGTGGCTATTGTAATCGACCCAGGATCAGGCTCCATCAAAGCTGGCTTCTCTGGAGATGAGAAGCCCCATAAAGTTCTGAGGTCAGTGGTTGGATTGTCCAAAAAGGACCAAACTAAATGTTATTTTGGAAACAACATTCCCTGCAAGGACTTAGATGATCTCATTCTCAAGAGGCCCATCACCAGTGGAATGATAAGTGACTGGGATTCCCTGGAGAAGCTGTGGAGCCATGTGCTCTATGAGGAGCTCCAAGTCTGCCCTGAAGAGCATGGCATCCTGATGACTGACCCAGCCTTCTCTCCCATCTCCAACAGAGAGAAGACAGCTGAACTCCTGTTTGAAGGGTTTGGGGCCCCAGCGATGTATGTTGCTTACCAACCTGTGCTGTCCATGTATTCTTATGGACTGGTTACTGGTCTAGTGGTGGACTCTGGGGCTGGCTGCacctctgtctctccagtgtgcaatggctactgcttaCCACATGCCACATTTCACATGGACCTGGCTGGAAAGGGTGTGTCTGACTATCTGAGCAAACTACTGGCCGACGTTGGACATGGGAGTGCTCTCCAGCAAATGTCCTCTGTGCAAGAGATGAAGAAGCAGAGTTGCTACGTCTCCCAGCTGAGTTCTGAGGAAAAAGGAACACCTCTGGACTATCAACTCCCCGATGGCACCACCATTACACTGTGCGACGAGCGCTTCCGTGGCCCTGAGATCCTATTCTGTCCATCCGACGCAGGAATGTCGCAGCCCGGAGTTCACATCCTGGCCATGAACAGCCTGCAGAAGTGCGCCCCCGAGTGGCAGACGGCCTTGATGGCCAACGTGGCCCTGTGTGGCGGCTCCTCGATGTTCAGCGGTTTCCCGGAGCGGCTCCAGGCAGAGATGGAGAAACTGGCACCGAGGGACTCCATGATCGGGATGCTATCTGGGGCCCACAGGGAGTTTGCCTCCTGGGTGGGGGGCTCCATCATCACATGCCTCAGCAGCTTCCAGCCCATGTGGGTGAAGGGGCAGGAGTACCAGGAAGAGGGCTCCAGTGTGGTGCGCAATAAATGCTATTAG